A single genomic interval of Salvelinus sp. IW2-2015 unplaced genomic scaffold, ASM291031v2 Un_scaffold3591, whole genome shotgun sequence harbors:
- the LOC112076134 gene encoding syntaxin-binding protein 5-like translates to MKKFRKVLDGLSSSSQGAVASPSCSSAAGTPPTPQDIHVQETLVSENFHICKTVRHGFPYQPTCLAFDPVQKILAIGSRTGGIR, encoded by the exons ATGAAGAAGTTTCGGAAGGTACTGGATggcctgtcttcctcctctcaggGGGCTGTCGCGTCCCCGTCATGCAGCAGTGCAGCTGGTACCCCGCCCACTCCCCAGGATATCCATGTCCAGGAGACGCTAGTCTCGGAGAACTTTCACATATGCAag ACGGTACGCCATGGCTTCCCCTACCAGCCCACCTGCCTGGCATTCGACCCCGTCCAGAAGATCCTGGCCATCGGCTCCAGAACAGGAGGCATACGCAT